One window of Streptomyces sp. SUK 48 genomic DNA carries:
- a CDS encoding DciA family protein: MSGGKDGAEKSGEPSGVDLARVALRAAKEQARARGDAARQKKQARRGGGLRSGARADGRDPMALGSAINRLITERGWETPAAVGGVMGRWPQIVGEDLAKHCVPQRYDEDERVLVVACDSTAWATQLRLLAPALVARLNEDLGHGTVRLIKVHGPGGPARRYGPLRAPGSMGPGDTYG; encoded by the coding sequence ATGAGCGGCGGGAAGGACGGCGCCGAGAAGAGCGGCGAGCCCTCCGGGGTGGACCTCGCGCGCGTGGCGCTGCGCGCCGCGAAGGAGCAGGCCCGCGCGCGCGGCGACGCGGCCCGGCAGAAGAAGCAGGCCCGGCGGGGCGGCGGGCTGCGGTCCGGGGCGCGGGCCGACGGCCGCGACCCGATGGCACTCGGTTCGGCGATCAACCGGCTGATCACCGAGCGCGGCTGGGAGACCCCGGCGGCCGTGGGCGGCGTGATGGGCCGCTGGCCGCAGATCGTCGGCGAGGACCTGGCCAAGCACTGTGTGCCGCAGCGCTACGACGAGGACGAGCGGGTGCTCGTGGTGGCCTGCGACTCCACGGCCTGGGCGACCCAGCTGCGGCTGCTCGCGCCGGCCCTGGTCGCCCGGCTCAACGAGGATCTCGGCCATGGCACGGTCCGGCTGATCAAGGTGCACGGCCCCGGCGGCCCGGCCCGCCGCTACGGCCCGCTGCGGGCTCCGGGAAGCATGGGTCCGGGCGACACCTACGGGTGA
- the rnpA gene encoding ribonuclease P protein component has protein sequence MLPTENRLRRREDFATAVRRGRRAGRPTLVVHLRSGATDPHAPGESAPPTRAGFVVSKAVGGAVVRNKVKRRLRHLMRDRVVLFPPGSLVVVRALPGAGDADHAQLAQDLDAALRRLLGGGTR, from the coding sequence GTGCTGCCCACCGAGAACCGGCTGAGGCGGCGCGAGGACTTCGCGACCGCTGTACGACGAGGCCGCCGGGCCGGTCGTCCGACCCTCGTCGTCCACCTTCGTAGCGGTGCCACGGACCCGCACGCGCCTGGGGAGAGCGCTCCTCCGACGCGTGCGGGTTTCGTCGTCAGCAAGGCCGTGGGTGGCGCGGTCGTGCGCAACAAAGTGAAGCGCAGACTGCGTCATCTGATGCGGGACCGCGTCGTACTTTTTCCCCCCGGTAGCCTGGTAGTGGTACGAGCGCTGCCCGGGGCGGGCGACGCCGACCATGCACAGCTGGCCCAAGACCTGGATGCCGCTCTACGGCGGCTGCTGGGAGGGGGCACGCGATGA
- the yidC gene encoding membrane protein insertase YidC: protein MDTIASLFSFITWPVSWVIVQFHTVYGAIFGPDTGWAWGLSIVSLVILIRICLIPLFVKQIKATRAMQTLQPEMKKIQERYKNDKQRQSEEMMKLYKEAGTNPLSSCLPILAQSPFFFALYHVLNGIASGTKIGYINSDLLASARQAHIFGAPLAAKFLDGADTVAKLGASLTDVRVVTAIMIVLMSASQFYTQRQLMTKNVDTTVKTPFMQQQKMLMYVFPIMFAFFGIRFPVGVLIYWLTTNVWTMGQQMYVIRNNPTPGSKAQAAYLERLTKHVTHHGKVGRRSEKAIIKAIVAKGRERNEFERKFINSLHKAGLAAQADGTVAKSVATETEEGTEEGVTTAAGTVQRRQQPKRQSKAQRQSGGTKQTGDSLSLEKSDSSETSDSSEQPGSSEESDQPQDSKSAAAQQGSKPGSGARSKAQSGQRKGGSQRPKSPSKK from the coding sequence GTGGACACGATTGCCAGCCTGTTCAGTTTCATCACCTGGCCCGTCTCCTGGGTCATCGTCCAGTTCCACACGGTGTACGGGGCGATCTTCGGACCTGATACCGGGTGGGCCTGGGGCCTGTCCATCGTGTCCCTGGTGATCCTGATCCGCATCTGCCTGATCCCGCTCTTCGTGAAGCAGATCAAGGCGACGCGTGCGATGCAGACGCTCCAGCCTGAGATGAAGAAGATCCAGGAGCGCTACAAGAACGACAAGCAGCGTCAGTCCGAAGAGATGATGAAGCTGTACAAGGAGGCGGGCACCAACCCGCTCTCCTCGTGCCTTCCCATCCTGGCGCAGTCCCCGTTCTTCTTCGCCCTGTACCACGTGCTCAACGGCATCGCCTCGGGCACCAAGATCGGCTACATCAACTCCGATCTGCTCGCCAGTGCCCGCCAGGCGCACATCTTCGGGGCCCCGCTGGCCGCGAAGTTCCTGGACGGCGCCGACACGGTGGCGAAGCTCGGCGCCTCGCTGACCGACGTCCGCGTCGTCACCGCGATCATGATCGTCCTGATGTCGGCGTCGCAGTTCTACACGCAGCGCCAGCTGATGACGAAGAACGTCGACACCACGGTGAAGACGCCGTTCATGCAGCAGCAGAAGATGCTGATGTACGTCTTCCCGATCATGTTCGCCTTCTTCGGTATCCGCTTCCCCGTCGGTGTCCTCATCTACTGGCTGACCACCAACGTGTGGACCATGGGCCAGCAGATGTACGTCATCCGCAACAACCCGACCCCGGGTTCCAAGGCCCAGGCCGCGTACCTGGAGCGCCTGACCAAGCACGTCACGCACCACGGCAAGGTCGGCCGCCGCAGCGAGAAGGCGATCATCAAGGCGATCGTCGCCAAGGGCCGCGAGCGCAACGAGTTCGAGCGCAAGTTCATCAACTCCCTGCACAAGGCCGGCCTCGCCGCTCAGGCGGACGGCACCGTGGCGAAGAGCGTGGCGACCGAGACCGAGGAAGGGACCGAGGAGGGTGTGACCACCGCCGCCGGTACCGTCCAGCGTCGCCAGCAGCCCAAGCGCCAGAGCAAGGCCCAGCGTCAGTCCGGCGGGACCAAGCAGACGGGCGACTCCCTCTCCCTGGAGAAGTCCGACTCCTCTGAGACCTCCGATTCCTCCGAGCAGCCCGGCTCGTCGGAGGAGAGCGACCAGCCGCAGGACAGCAAGTCCGCCGCTGCCCAGCAGGGCTCGAAGCCCGGCTCGGGCGCCCGCAGCAAGGCCCAGAGCGGCCAGCGCAAGGGCGGTTCGCAGCGGCCCAAGTCCCCGTCCAAGAAGTAA
- the rpmH gene encoding 50S ribosomal protein L34, which yields MSKRTFQPNNRRRAKTHGFRLRMRTRAGRAILASRRSKGRARLSA from the coding sequence GTGAGCAAGCGCACCTTCCAGCCGAACAACCGTCGTCGCGCGAAGACCCACGGCTTCCGGCTGCGTATGCGCACCCGTGCCGGCCGCGCGATTCTCGCGTCCCGCCGTAGCAAGGGTCGCGCCCGTCTGTCCGCCTGA
- a CDS encoding ParA family protein, with protein MGGSVHCEPEVEESESLRSDANIAGPMTDPVPGPRTESTGADVSRETPPPMDDTPIGRAAQLAVEALGRAGEGLPRPEQTRVMVVANQKGGVGKTTTTVNLAASLALHGARVLVIDLDPQGNASTALGIDHHADVPSIYDVLVESKPLAEVVQPVPDVEGLFCAPATIDLAGAEIELVSLVARESRLDRAIQAYEQPLDYVLIDCPPSLGLLTVNALVAGQEVLIPIQCEYYALEGLGQLLRNVDLVRGHLNPALHVSTILLTMYDGRTRLASQVAEEVRSHFGEEVLRTSIPRSVRISEAPSYGQTVLTYDPGSSGALSYLEAAREIALRGVGISYDASQAHIGAQSDPSMVEGIQ; from the coding sequence ATGGGAGGCTCTGTTCATTGCGAGCCTGAAGTCGAGGAGAGTGAATCCTTGCGGTCCGACGCCAACATCGCGGGACCGATGACCGATCCGGTCCCCGGTCCCCGAACCGAGTCGACGGGTGCGGATGTTTCACGTGAAACACCGCCCCCGATGGACGACACCCCCATCGGTCGTGCGGCCCAACTGGCCGTGGAGGCTCTGGGCCGTGCCGGCGAAGGTCTGCCGCGACCGGAGCAGACCCGCGTCATGGTGGTCGCCAACCAGAAGGGTGGCGTGGGCAAGACGACGACGACCGTCAATCTTGCCGCCTCGCTGGCTCTGCACGGTGCCCGGGTGCTGGTGATCGACCTGGACCCGCAGGGCAACGCGTCCACGGCCCTCGGGATCGACCACCACGCCGACGTTCCGTCGATCTACGACGTGTTGGTGGAGAGCAAGCCGCTCGCCGAGGTCGTCCAGCCCGTGCCGGACGTCGAAGGACTCTTCTGTGCCCCGGCCACCATCGATCTCGCCGGTGCGGAGATCGAGCTGGTGTCCCTGGTGGCCCGCGAAAGCCGCCTGGACCGCGCGATCCAGGCGTATGAGCAGCCGTTGGACTACGTCCTCATCGACTGCCCGCCCTCGCTCGGCCTGTTGACGGTCAATGCGCTGGTCGCGGGCCAAGAGGTGCTCATCCCGATCCAGTGCGAGTACTACGCGCTGGAGGGCCTGGGCCAGCTGCTGCGCAATGTCGATCTGGTGCGGGGGCACCTCAACCCCGCCCTGCATGTATCGACCATCCTGCTCACCATGTACGACGGCCGGACGCGACTCGCCTCCCAGGTCGCGGAAGAGGTGCGCAGCCACTTCGGCGAAGAGGTGCTGCGGACGAGCATTCCCCGCTCGGTCCGTATCTCCGAGGCGCCGAGCTACGGGCAGACGGTGCTGACTTACGATCCTGGATCGAGCGGCGCCCTCTCGTATCTTGAGGCGGCCCGAGAAATCGCGCTGAGGGGCGTTGGCATCAGCTATGACGCGAGCCAGGCCCACATCGGCGCCCAGAGCGACCCGAGCATGGTGGAGGGGATCCAGTGA
- the recF gene encoding DNA replication/repair protein RecF has translation MHVTHLSLADFRSYERAEVPLDPGVTAFVGPNGQGKTNLVEAVGYLATLGSHRVASDAPLVRMGAERAVIRAQVRQGDRQQLIELELNPGRANRARVNRSSQVRPRDVLGIVRTVLFAPEDLALVKGDPGERRRFLDELITARSPRMAGVRSDYERVLKQRNTLLKSAALARRHGGRTMDLSTLDVWDQHLAHAGAELLARRLDLIAALRPLADKAYEQLAPGGGPLGLEYKPSAPGEAHTREDLYAQLLAALAEARKQEIERGVTLVGPHRDDLVLKLGQLPAKGYASHGESWSYALALRLASYELLRAEGNEPVLVLDDVFAELDARRRERLAELVAPGEQVLVTAAVDDDVPPVLAGARYSVSGGTVERV, from the coding sequence ATGCACGTCACGCATCTCTCGCTGGCCGACTTCCGCTCGTACGAACGGGCCGAGGTCCCGCTCGACCCGGGCGTCACGGCCTTCGTCGGGCCCAACGGCCAGGGCAAGACCAACCTGGTGGAGGCGGTCGGCTACCTGGCGACCCTGGGCAGCCACCGCGTCGCCTCGGACGCGCCGCTGGTGCGCATGGGCGCCGAGCGGGCCGTGATCAGGGCACAGGTCCGCCAGGGCGACCGGCAGCAGCTGATCGAGCTGGAGCTGAACCCCGGCCGCGCCAACCGCGCCCGCGTCAACCGGTCCTCGCAGGTCAGGCCCCGGGACGTGCTGGGCATCGTACGGACCGTGCTGTTCGCGCCCGAGGACCTCGCCCTGGTGAAGGGGGACCCCGGGGAGCGGCGCAGGTTCCTGGACGAGCTGATCACCGCGCGCTCCCCGCGGATGGCCGGGGTGCGCTCCGACTACGAGCGGGTGCTCAAGCAGCGCAACACGCTCCTGAAGTCCGCGGCGCTCGCGCGCCGGCACGGCGGGCGGACCATGGACCTGTCCACCCTCGACGTGTGGGACCAGCACCTCGCGCACGCCGGTGCCGAGCTGCTCGCCCGGCGGCTCGACCTGATCGCCGCGCTGCGGCCGCTGGCCGACAAGGCGTACGAGCAGCTGGCCCCCGGCGGCGGCCCGCTCGGGCTGGAGTACAAGCCGTCCGCGCCCGGCGAGGCCCACACCCGTGAGGACCTGTACGCGCAGCTGCTCGCCGCCCTGGCCGAGGCGCGCAAGCAGGAGATCGAGCGGGGCGTCACGCTCGTCGGGCCCCATCGCGACGATCTGGTCCTGAAACTCGGCCAGTTGCCCGCCAAGGGGTACGCCTCGCACGGCGAGTCCTGGTCGTACGCCCTCGCCCTGCGCCTCGCCTCGTACGAGCTGCTGCGCGCCGAGGGCAACGAGCCCGTGCTCGTCCTGGACGACGTCTTCGCCGAGCTGGACGCGCGCCGCCGCGAGCGGCTGGCCGAGCTGGTCGCGCCCGGCGAGCAGGTGCTGGTCACCGCCGCCGTGGACGACGACGTCCCGCCCGTACTGGCCGGGGCGCGGTACTCCGTCTCGGGCGGGACGGTGGAACGCGTATGA
- the gnd gene encoding phosphogluconate dehydrogenase (NAD(+)-dependent, decarboxylating) — protein MELGLVGLGKMGGNMRERIRRAGHTVVGYDRNPDIADVHSLEELVGKLSAPRVVWVMVPAGEATQSTVDRLAELLEPGDVVVDGGNSRWTDDEKHAGELAAKGIGFVDCGVSGGVWGLENGYALMYGGDAEHVARVRPVFDALKPEGDFGSVHAGKAGAGHFAKMVHNGIEYAMMQAYAEGWELLEKVDSVTDVREVFRSWQEGTVIRSWLLDLAVNALDDDEHLDGLRGYAQDSGEGRWTVEAAIDNAVPLPAITASLFARFASRQEDSPQMKMIAALRNQFGGHAVEKK, from the coding sequence ATGGAGCTCGGTCTCGTCGGCCTCGGCAAAATGGGCGGCAACATGCGCGAGCGGATCCGCCGCGCGGGCCACACCGTCGTCGGATACGACCGCAACCCCGACATCGCGGATGTCCACAGCCTGGAAGAGCTTGTGGGCAAGCTCAGCGCTCCGCGCGTGGTGTGGGTGATGGTCCCGGCCGGCGAGGCCACCCAGTCGACCGTCGACCGGCTCGCCGAGCTGCTGGAGCCGGGCGACGTGGTCGTGGACGGCGGCAACTCCCGCTGGACGGACGACGAGAAGCACGCCGGGGAACTGGCCGCCAAGGGCATAGGTTTCGTGGACTGCGGCGTCTCCGGCGGCGTCTGGGGCCTGGAGAACGGGTACGCGCTGATGTACGGCGGCGACGCCGAGCACGTCGCCCGGGTGCGGCCGGTCTTCGACGCGCTCAAGCCGGAGGGCGACTTCGGCTCGGTGCACGCCGGCAAGGCGGGCGCGGGCCATTTCGCGAAGATGGTCCACAACGGCATCGAGTACGCCATGATGCAGGCGTACGCCGAGGGCTGGGAGCTGCTGGAGAAGGTCGACTCCGTCACGGACGTCCGTGAGGTCTTCCGCTCCTGGCAGGAGGGCACCGTCATCCGCTCCTGGCTGCTCGACCTCGCGGTGAACGCCCTGGACGACGACGAGCACCTGGACGGCCTGCGCGGTTACGCACAGGACTCCGGTGAGGGACGCTGGACGGTGGAGGCCGCGATCGACAACGCGGTGCCGCTGCCGGCGATCACCGCGTCGCTGTTCGCGCGGTTCGCCTCCCGTCAGGAGGACTCGCCGCAGATGAAGATGATCGCCGCGCTGCGCAACCAGTTCGGCGGCCACGCCGTAGAGAAGAAGTAG
- the yidD gene encoding membrane protein insertion efficiency factor YidD gives MKYPLLALIKLYQWTISPLLGPVCKYYPSCSHYGYTAIDRHGAIKGTALTAWRILRCNPWSLGGVDHVPPRKRPRWHEMLRDAWRARRGGSSAAEPATEAKPEDFVSELPPSPAAETRPMPKEHD, from the coding sequence ATGAAGTACCCGCTGCTGGCTCTGATCAAGCTGTACCAGTGGACGATCAGTCCATTGCTCGGGCCGGTCTGCAAGTACTACCCGTCGTGCTCCCACTACGGCTACACGGCCATCGACCGGCATGGTGCGATCAAGGGCACGGCACTCACCGCCTGGCGCATCCTCCGGTGCAATCCGTGGTCGCTGGGCGGCGTGGACCATGTCCCGCCGCGCAAGCGTCCGCGGTGGCACGAAATGCTGCGCGACGCCTGGCGCGCACGCCGGGGCGGGTCCTCCGCCGCCGAACCGGCCACCGAAGCGAAGCCCGAGGACTTTGTCTCCGAGCTTCCTCCGAGCCCGGCCGCAGAGACTCGTCCCATGCCCAAGGAGCATGATTAG
- a CDS encoding R3H domain-containing nucleic acid-binding protein, translated as MTEGTTSAAAEGADTLSRLEQEGEIAADYLEGLLDIADLDGDIDMDVEADRASVSIISDSGGRDLQKLVGRDGEVLEALQELTRLAVHRETGDRSRLMLDIAGYRAQKRTELSELGAKAAADAKSSGEPVKLRPMTPFERKVVHDAVKAAGLRSESEGEEPQRFVVVLPA; from the coding sequence GTGACGGAAGGCACCACCTCCGCCGCTGCCGAGGGTGCAGACACCCTCTCGCGCCTCGAGCAGGAGGGCGAGATCGCGGCGGACTACCTGGAGGGTCTGCTGGACATCGCCGACCTCGACGGCGACATCGACATGGATGTCGAGGCCGATCGGGCCTCCGTGTCGATCATCAGCGACAGCGGCGGCCGGGATCTGCAGAAGCTGGTCGGCCGGGACGGCGAGGTGCTGGAGGCGCTTCAGGAGCTGACGCGTCTGGCCGTGCACCGGGAGACCGGTGACCGCAGCCGGCTGATGCTGGACATCGCCGGGTACCGGGCCCAGAAGCGGACCGAGCTGTCCGAGCTGGGCGCCAAGGCCGCCGCCGATGCGAAGAGCTCCGGCGAGCCCGTGAAGCTGCGGCCGATGACGCCCTTCGAGCGCAAGGTCGTGCACGACGCGGTCAAGGCCGCCGGGCTGCGCAGCGAGTCCGAGGGCGAGGAACCGCAGCGGTTCGTCGTCGTGCTGCCCGCCTGA
- the rsmG gene encoding 16S rRNA (guanine(527)-N(7))-methyltransferase RsmG: MTEAAALPPAPEQAREVFGDRFADAVRYAELLAEAGVQRGLIGPREVPRLWERHILNCAVLSEAVPEGVTVCDVGSGAGLPGIPLALVREDLNITLLEPLLRRTNFLTEVVEMLGLDHVTVVRGRAEEVLGTLAPVHVVTARAVAPLDRLATWGVPLLRPYGEMLALKGDTAEEELKASATALSKLGAVETSILHVGEGIVDPLSTVVRVEVGESPGGVRFAAKRAKAARTGRARRRR; this comes from the coding sequence GTGACGGAGGCAGCGGCGCTTCCCCCCGCCCCCGAGCAGGCGCGCGAAGTATTCGGTGATCGCTTCGCCGATGCGGTGCGCTACGCGGAGCTGCTCGCGGAGGCGGGTGTGCAGCGTGGTCTGATCGGCCCGCGGGAAGTACCCCGCCTGTGGGAGCGGCACATCCTGAACTGCGCGGTGCTCTCCGAGGCCGTTCCCGAGGGAGTGACGGTCTGCGACGTCGGCTCCGGCGCCGGGCTGCCGGGCATCCCGCTGGCCCTGGTCCGTGAGGACCTCAACATCACCCTGCTGGAGCCGCTGCTGCGGCGCACCAACTTCCTCACCGAGGTCGTCGAGATGCTCGGCCTCGACCATGTCACCGTCGTACGGGGACGTGCCGAGGAGGTCCTGGGCACGCTGGCGCCGGTCCATGTGGTGACCGCCCGCGCCGTGGCCCCGCTGGACCGCCTGGCCACCTGGGGGGTCCCGCTGCTGCGCCCGTACGGCGAGATGCTGGCCCTCAAGGGCGACACCGCCGAGGAGGAGCTGAAGGCATCGGCCACCGCGCTGAGCAAGCTCGGTGCGGTGGAGACCTCGATCCTCCATGTGGGCGAGGGCATCGTGGACCCGCTGTCGACGGTGGTCCGGGTCGAGGTCGGGGAGAGCCCCGGCGGGGTGCGCTTCGCCGCCAAGCGGGCGAAGGCCGCGCGCACGGGCCGGGCCCGCCGGCGCCGCTGA
- the dnaA gene encoding chromosomal replication initiator protein DnaA, whose product MADVPADLAAVWPRVLDQLLGEGRGQGVEVKDEHWIRRCQPLALVADTALLAVPNEFAKNVLEGRLAPIVSETLSRECGRPIRIAITVDDSAGEPPAPSAPQPAPSRYEEPELPSGPSYEGYGRHRADQHQGGEPASRGDQLPTARPAYPAEYQRPEPGAWPRGGQDDYGWQQQRLGFPERDPYASPSSHGRPQDPYGPPVHDYRQQGMDRPSYEQRGGEYDGPRERGDRSERGERGDRSERGERGEYESSRPDYDKQRAEYDKPRPDYDKPRSEYERSEYDRSDYEPSRTEYDQRDPVRRELPEQPMGGGPAHRGGTGRPDGSPAGTPGPQAAKPGPPSGPGEPTARLNPKYLFDTFVIGASNRFAHAAAVAVAEAPAKAYNPLFIYGESGLGKTHLLHAIGHYARSLYPGTRVRYVSSEEFTNEFINSIRDGKGDSFRKRYREMDILLVDDIQFLADKESTQEEFFHTFNTLHNANKQIVLSSDRPPKQLVTLEDRLRNRFEWGLITDVQPPELETRIAILRKKAVQEQLNAPPEVLEFIASRISRNIRELEGALIRVTAFASLNRQPVDLGLTEIVLKDLIPGGEDSAPEITATAIMGATADYFGLTVEDLCGTSRGRALVTARQIAMYLCRELTDLSLPKIGAQFGGRDHTTVMHADRKIRALMAERRSIYNQVTELTNRIKNG is encoded by the coding sequence GTGGCTGACGTACCTGCCGATCTTGCCGCAGTGTGGCCACGCGTACTGGACCAGCTCCTCGGGGAGGGCCGCGGACAGGGTGTCGAGGTCAAGGACGAGCACTGGATCCGCCGCTGCCAGCCGCTCGCGCTGGTCGCGGACACCGCCCTGCTCGCCGTACCGAACGAATTCGCGAAGAACGTCCTGGAGGGCCGTCTCGCCCCGATCGTCAGCGAGACGCTGAGCCGCGAGTGCGGCCGCCCCATCCGGATCGCGATCACCGTCGACGACTCCGCGGGCGAGCCCCCGGCGCCGAGCGCCCCGCAGCCGGCCCCCTCGCGCTACGAGGAGCCCGAGCTGCCCTCCGGCCCGTCGTACGAGGGCTACGGCCGCCACCGCGCGGACCAGCACCAGGGCGGCGAACCGGCCTCGCGCGGCGACCAGTTGCCCACGGCCCGCCCGGCCTACCCCGCCGAGTACCAGCGCCCGGAGCCCGGCGCCTGGCCGCGCGGCGGACAGGACGACTACGGCTGGCAGCAGCAGCGGCTCGGCTTCCCCGAGCGCGACCCGTACGCCTCGCCGTCCTCCCACGGACGCCCCCAGGACCCCTACGGGCCGCCGGTCCACGACTACCGCCAGCAGGGCATGGACCGGCCGTCGTACGAGCAGCGGGGCGGCGAGTACGACGGCCCGCGCGAGCGCGGGGACCGCAGTGAACGCGGTGAACGGGGCGACCGCAGTGAACGGGGCGAGCGTGGGGAGTACGAGTCCTCGCGCCCCGACTACGACAAGCAGCGCGCCGAGTACGACAAGCCGCGGCCCGACTACGACAAGCCGCGCTCCGAGTACGAGCGGTCCGAGTACGACCGCTCCGACTACGAGCCCTCGCGCACCGAGTACGACCAGCGCGACCCGGTCCGCCGTGAGCTGCCCGAGCAGCCGATGGGCGGCGGTCCCGCGCACCGCGGCGGCACCGGCCGGCCGGACGGCTCCCCGGCGGGGACGCCCGGGCCGCAGGCCGCCAAGCCCGGGCCCCCGAGCGGTCCCGGTGAGCCGACGGCACGGCTGAACCCGAAGTACCTCTTCGACACGTTCGTCATCGGCGCGTCCAACCGGTTCGCGCACGCGGCCGCGGTGGCGGTCGCGGAGGCGCCGGCGAAGGCGTACAACCCCCTGTTCATCTACGGGGAGTCGGGGCTCGGCAAGACCCATCTGCTGCACGCCATCGGGCATTACGCGCGCAGCCTCTACCCGGGCACGCGGGTGCGGTACGTCAGCTCGGAGGAGTTCACCAACGAGTTCATCAACTCCATCCGCGACGGCAAGGGCGACAGCTTCCGCAAGCGGTACCGCGAGATGGACATCCTGCTCGTGGACGACATCCAGTTCCTCGCGGACAAGGAGTCGACGCAGGAGGAGTTCTTCCACACCTTCAACACGCTCCACAACGCCAACAAGCAGATCGTCCTCTCCAGCGACCGGCCGCCCAAACAGCTCGTCACGCTGGAGGACCGGCTGCGCAACCGCTTCGAGTGGGGCCTGATCACCGACGTGCAGCCGCCCGAGCTGGAGACGCGGATCGCGATCCTGCGCAAGAAGGCGGTCCAGGAGCAGCTCAACGCGCCGCCGGAGGTGCTGGAGTTCATCGCGTCCCGGATCTCGCGGAACATCCGTGAGCTGGAGGGCGCGCTGATCCGGGTGACGGCGTTCGCCTCGCTCAACCGGCAGCCGGTGGACCTGGGGCTCACCGAGATCGTGCTCAAGGACCTGATCCCGGGCGGCGAGGACTCCGCGCCGGAGATCACGGCCACGGCGATCATGGGGGCGACCGCGGACTACTTCGGGCTGACCGTCGAGGACCTGTGCGGGACGTCGCGGGGGCGGGCGCTGGTGACGGCGCGGCAGATCGCGATGTACCTGTGCCGGGAGCTGACGGATCTGTCGCTGCCGAAGATCGGGGCGCAGTTCGGGGGCCGGGACCATACGACGGTCATGCACGCCGACCGGAAGATCAGGGCGCTGATGGCGGAGCGGCGGTCGATCTACAACCAGGTGACGGAACTGACGAACCGGATCAAGAACGGCTGA
- the dnaN gene encoding DNA polymerase III subunit beta gives MKIRVERDVLAEAVAWAARSLPARPPAPVLAGLLLKAEDGQLSLSSFDYEVSARVSVDAEVEEDGTVLVSGRLLADISRALPNRPVEISTDGVRATVVCGSSRFTLHTLPVEEYPALPQMPNATGTVPGEVFAAAVSQVAIAAGRDDTLPVLTGVRIEIEGDTVTLASTDRYRFAVREFLWKPENPEASAVALVPAKTLLDTAKSLGAGDSVTLALSGSGAGEGLIGFEGAGRRTTTRLLEGDLPKYRTLFPTEFNSVAVIETAPFVEAVKRVALVAERNTPVRLSFEQGVLILEAGSSDDAQAVERVDAQLEGDDISIAFNPTFLLDGLSAIDSPVAQLSFTTSTKPALLSGRPALDTEADEAYKYLIMPVRLSG, from the coding sequence GTGAAGATCCGGGTGGAACGCGACGTACTGGCGGAGGCAGTGGCCTGGGCGGCACGCAGCCTGCCTGCCCGTCCGCCGGCGCCTGTGCTCGCCGGCCTGCTGCTGAAGGCCGAGGACGGCCAGCTGAGCCTGTCGAGCTTCGACTACGAGGTGTCCGCTCGGGTGAGCGTCGACGCCGAGGTCGAGGAGGACGGCACCGTCCTGGTCTCCGGCCGGCTGCTCGCCGACATCTCGCGTGCGCTGCCCAACCGCCCGGTGGAGATTTCCACAGACGGTGTACGGGCGACCGTGGTCTGTGGATCGTCCCGGTTCACGCTGCACACCCTCCCGGTGGAGGAGTATCCGGCGCTGCCGCAGATGCCGAACGCGACCGGCACCGTGCCCGGCGAGGTCTTCGCCGCCGCCGTGTCCCAGGTGGCCATCGCCGCGGGCCGCGACGACACGCTGCCCGTGCTCACCGGTGTGCGCATCGAGATCGAGGGCGACACGGTGACGCTGGCGTCCACCGACCGCTACCGGTTCGCGGTCCGCGAGTTCCTGTGGAAGCCGGAGAACCCGGAGGCGTCCGCGGTCGCCCTGGTGCCCGCCAAGACGCTGCTGGACACCGCGAAGTCGCTCGGCGCGGGCGACAGCGTGACGCTGGCCCTGTCGGGCTCCGGCGCGGGCGAGGGCCTCATCGGTTTCGAGGGCGCGGGCCGGCGTACGACCACGCGACTGCTCGAGGGCGACCTGCCCAAGTACCGGACGCTGTTCCCGACGGAGTTCAACTCGGTCGCGGTGATCGAGACGGCGCCGTTCGTGGAGGCCGTCAAGCGTGTCGCGCTGGTGGCCGAGCGGAACACCCCGGTGCGGCTGAGCTTCGAGCAGGGCGTGCTGATCCTGGAGGCCGGTTCCAGCGACGACGCACAGGCTGTGGAGCGGGTCGACGCGCAGCTCGAGGGCGACGACATCTCGATCGCCTTCAACCCGACGTTCCTGCTGGACGGCCTGAGCGCGATCGACTCGCCGGTGGCGCAGCTGTCGTTCACCACGTCCACGAAGCCCGCGCTGCTCAGCGGCAGGCCGGCGCTGGACACGGAGGCCGACGAGGCATACAAGTACCTGATCATGCCGGTGCGGCTCAGCGGCTGA